The following proteins are co-located in the Clavibacter capsici genome:
- a CDS encoding MFS transporter has protein sequence MTPPPNAFPPTAPLPIQTQRPPWRHTLIALSVPNFRRFTASNVIAMTSGWMQRIAQDWLVLELTGSVTAVGITVAMQFAPMLLFGLLGGVLVDRCSKRMLMMITQGTYALLSALLAVLTLSGAVEAWHIFAIAFATGLVTVIDNPARQVFVTEIVGQQHLRNAISVNSSVFQLGGMVGPALSGILLLAVGAGWSFAINALACVVVVLTLWSLDVKALIRMPPAPRRRGQLSEGLRYARSKPTILWPVVLVAVFSVFGLTMPVLLAAFASDVYDVGAGGYGFFNSMVAIGALTGALLSTRRATVRLRTIVVGVGITGLLQAAAGLMPGIAPFAVVLVTVGMASLLFQTAANSLVQLSSNVAIRGRVMSVYVLVLLGGQAIGGPLMGGIVEAFGVHAGMVVSGGVPALAAAVVAVVLARRGQLTLEVVVRRHVPRVRITPRAPGAGRPRVAGTDEGTTGGGISRARRSRGGAAARRPGRTGSRTPRARSPR, from the coding sequence GTGACCCCGCCGCCGAACGCCTTCCCCCCGACCGCCCCGCTCCCGATCCAGACGCAGCGCCCGCCGTGGCGCCACACGCTCATCGCCCTGAGCGTGCCGAACTTCCGCCGGTTCACGGCCTCCAACGTCATCGCCATGACCTCGGGCTGGATGCAGCGCATCGCCCAGGACTGGCTCGTGCTCGAGCTCACCGGCAGCGTCACCGCGGTGGGCATCACGGTCGCGATGCAGTTCGCGCCGATGCTCCTCTTCGGGCTGCTCGGCGGCGTCCTCGTCGACCGGTGCTCGAAGCGCATGCTGATGATGATCACGCAGGGCACCTACGCGCTCCTCAGCGCGCTGCTCGCCGTCCTCACGCTCTCGGGCGCCGTCGAGGCGTGGCACATCTTCGCCATCGCGTTCGCGACCGGGCTCGTCACGGTGATCGACAACCCGGCGCGCCAGGTGTTCGTGACCGAGATCGTCGGCCAGCAGCACCTCCGGAACGCGATCAGCGTCAACTCGTCGGTGTTCCAGCTCGGCGGCATGGTGGGCCCCGCGCTCAGCGGGATCCTGCTGCTCGCGGTCGGCGCCGGCTGGTCGTTCGCGATCAACGCGCTCGCCTGCGTCGTGGTGGTGCTCACGCTGTGGAGCCTCGACGTGAAGGCCCTCATCCGGATGCCGCCGGCGCCGCGCCGCCGCGGCCAGCTCTCGGAGGGCCTCCGCTACGCGCGGTCGAAGCCGACCATCCTCTGGCCCGTCGTGCTCGTCGCCGTGTTCAGCGTCTTCGGCCTCACGATGCCCGTGCTCCTCGCCGCGTTCGCGAGCGACGTGTACGACGTCGGCGCGGGCGGCTACGGCTTCTTCAACTCGATGGTGGCCATCGGCGCGCTCACGGGCGCCCTGCTCTCGACGCGGCGCGCGACCGTGCGGCTGCGGACCATCGTGGTCGGCGTCGGGATCACGGGCCTCCTCCAGGCGGCCGCGGGCCTCATGCCGGGGATCGCGCCGTTCGCCGTCGTGCTCGTCACGGTCGGCATGGCGTCGCTGCTCTTCCAGACGGCGGCGAACTCCCTCGTGCAGCTCTCCAGCAACGTGGCCATCCGCGGGCGGGTGATGAGCGTCTACGTGCTCGTGCTGCTCGGCGGCCAGGCGATCGGCGGGCCGCTCATGGGCGGGATCGTCGAGGCGTTCGGCGTGCACGCCGGCATGGTCGTCTCCGGCGGCGTGCCCGCGCTGGCGGCCGCGGTCGTCGCCGTGGTGCTCGCGCGGCGCGGGCAGCTGACCCTCGAGGTCGTGGTGCGCCGGCACGTGCCGCGGGTGCGGATCACGCCGCGGGCACCCGGTGCCGGCCGCCCCCGCGTCGCCGGAACGGACGAGGGGACGACCGGCGGCGGGATCAGCCGCGCACGTCGATCGCGCGGTGGCGCTGCTGCACGCCGGCCGGGCCGTACGGGTAGTCGGACACCACGGGCGCGCTCACCGCGCTGA
- the glyA gene encoding serine hydroxymethyltransferase: MPVDQSFNAPLSEVDPEIAAVLEQELGRQRGTLEMIASENFVPRAVLQSQGSVLTNKYAEGYPGRRYYGGCEFVDVAEQLAIDRAKSLFGAEFANVQPHSGATANAAVLAAIAQPGDTILGLELAHGGHLTHGMKLNFSGKLYDAAAYGVDPDTFLIDMDVVREKALEHRPQVIIAGWSAYPRHLDFAAFRAIADEVGAKLWVDMAHFAGLVAAGVHPSPVPYADVVSSTVHKTLAGPRSGVILSRDTALAKKLNSAVFPGQQGGPLMHVIAAKATAFKIAATEEFADRQRRTIQGAQILAERLTATDSTEAGVSVLTGGTDVHLVLADLRHSEIDGKQAEDALHEVGITVNRNSVPFDPRPPMVTSGVRIGTSALATRGFGEAEFTEVADIIAETLKPGSDLAALRARVLTLTDGFPLYEGLAQ, from the coding sequence ATGCCCGTCGACCAGTCCTTCAACGCCCCCCTCTCCGAGGTCGACCCGGAGATCGCGGCCGTCCTCGAGCAGGAGCTCGGCCGCCAGCGCGGCACCCTCGAGATGATCGCCAGCGAGAACTTCGTGCCGCGCGCGGTGCTGCAGTCGCAGGGGTCCGTGCTCACCAACAAGTACGCGGAGGGCTACCCGGGCCGCCGCTACTACGGCGGCTGCGAGTTCGTCGACGTCGCCGAGCAGCTCGCCATCGACCGCGCCAAGAGCCTCTTCGGCGCCGAGTTCGCCAACGTCCAGCCGCACTCGGGCGCGACCGCGAACGCGGCCGTCCTCGCCGCCATCGCGCAGCCGGGCGACACGATCCTCGGCCTCGAGCTCGCGCACGGCGGCCACCTCACGCACGGCATGAAGCTCAACTTCTCCGGCAAGCTCTACGACGCGGCCGCGTACGGCGTGGATCCCGACACCTTCCTCATCGACATGGACGTCGTGCGCGAGAAGGCGCTGGAGCACCGCCCGCAGGTCATCATCGCCGGCTGGTCGGCGTACCCCCGCCACCTCGACTTCGCCGCGTTCCGCGCCATCGCCGACGAGGTCGGCGCGAAGCTCTGGGTCGACATGGCGCACTTCGCGGGCCTCGTCGCCGCGGGCGTGCACCCGTCGCCCGTGCCCTACGCGGACGTCGTCTCCTCCACCGTGCACAAGACCCTCGCGGGTCCCCGGTCCGGCGTGATCCTCAGCCGCGACACCGCGCTCGCCAAGAAGCTGAACTCGGCCGTGTTCCCGGGCCAGCAGGGCGGCCCGCTCATGCACGTCATCGCGGCCAAGGCCACGGCGTTCAAGATCGCGGCCACCGAGGAGTTCGCCGACCGCCAGCGCCGCACCATCCAGGGCGCGCAGATCCTCGCCGAGCGCCTCACGGCCACCGACTCCACCGAGGCCGGCGTCTCGGTCCTCACCGGCGGCACCGACGTGCACCTCGTGCTGGCCGACCTCCGCCACTCGGAGATCGACGGCAAGCAGGCGGAGGACGCGCTGCACGAGGTCGGCATCACGGTCAACCGCAACTCGGTGCCGTTCGACCCGCGCCCGCCGATGGTCACCTCCGGCGTCCGCATCGGCACGTCGGCGCTCGCGACCCGCGGCTTCGGCGAGGCCGAGTTCACCGAGGTGGCGGACATCATCGCCGAGACCCTGAAGCCCGGCAGCGACCTCGCCGCCCTGCGTGCGCGCGTGCTCACGCTCACCGACGGCTTCCCGCTCTACGAGGGCCTCGCCCAGTGA
- a CDS encoding gamma carbonic anhydrase family protein encodes MTVDPQATVRALPGSPAPVIADDALVAAGARVVGRVTLGAGSSVWFNAVLRAEAADIRIGARSNLQDNVSCHVDPGFPLTVGEGVSVGHNAVLHGCTVEDDCIVGMSATVMNGAVVGRESLLAGGTVVLEGQVIPPRSLVAGVPGKVRRELTDEEVAGLRANADHYVENARLHAGAIPTPAVLLSADPGREEGTA; translated from the coding sequence ATGACCGTCGATCCCCAGGCCACCGTCCGCGCGCTCCCCGGATCGCCCGCCCCCGTCATCGCCGACGACGCGCTCGTGGCCGCCGGCGCGCGCGTGGTCGGGCGGGTGACGCTCGGCGCCGGATCCAGCGTGTGGTTCAACGCCGTGCTCCGCGCGGAGGCCGCCGACATCCGGATCGGCGCCCGCTCGAACCTGCAGGACAACGTGAGCTGCCACGTCGACCCGGGCTTCCCGCTCACGGTCGGCGAGGGCGTGAGCGTCGGCCACAACGCCGTGCTGCACGGCTGCACGGTCGAGGACGACTGCATCGTCGGCATGTCGGCCACCGTGATGAACGGCGCCGTCGTCGGCCGGGAGTCGCTGCTCGCGGGCGGCACCGTCGTGCTCGAAGGGCAGGTGATCCCGCCGCGCTCGCTCGTCGCGGGCGTGCCCGGCAAGGTGCGGCGCGAGCTCACGGACGAGGAGGTCGCGGGGCTCCGCGCGAACGCCGACCACTACGTGGAGAACGCGCGGCTGCACGCCGGGGCGATCCCGACGCCCGCGGTCCTGCTGAGCGCGGACCCCGGACGCGAGGAGGGGACGGCCTGA
- a CDS encoding Nramp family divalent metal transporter — MTRTAPERRARRPVTGPRLVLLLGPAFVAAIAYVDPGNVAANLTAGARYGYLLVWVLVAANAIAVLVQYQSAKLGLVTGRSLPELLGQRLPTGRRRAFWIQAELIAAATDLAEVIGGAIALHLLFGIPLVAGGVIVGLVSIGLLAVQSRHGQRPFELVIGALLLVITVGFLTGLVVSPLSASGIAGGLVPRFAGPDSVLLAASMLGATVMPHAVYLHSSLSRDRHGVQTDDGALRRLLRATRWDVVTALAVAGAVNISMLLIAAASLGGVPGTDSIEGAHAAITASLGPVVGVVFAVGLLASGLASTSVGAYAGAAIMGGLLHVRVPLLARRVVTLIPALAILAVGVDPTTALVVSQVVLSLGIPFALVPLIRLTGDRRVMGDHVDRPLTRIAAWVAVSLVVVLNVALVVLTLTG, encoded by the coding sequence ATGACCCGCACCGCCCCCGAGCGCCGCGCGCGCCGGCCCGTCACGGGGCCGCGGCTCGTGCTCCTGCTCGGGCCGGCGTTCGTCGCGGCCATCGCGTACGTGGATCCGGGCAACGTCGCCGCCAACCTCACCGCGGGCGCCCGCTACGGCTACCTGCTGGTGTGGGTGCTCGTCGCCGCGAACGCCATCGCCGTGCTCGTGCAGTACCAGTCGGCGAAGCTCGGGCTCGTGACGGGCCGCAGCCTCCCGGAGCTGCTCGGCCAGCGGCTGCCGACCGGCCGTCGCCGCGCGTTCTGGATCCAGGCGGAGCTCATCGCCGCGGCCACCGACCTCGCGGAGGTCATCGGCGGGGCCATCGCGCTGCACCTCCTGTTCGGGATCCCGCTGGTCGCGGGCGGCGTGATCGTCGGCCTCGTCTCCATCGGCCTGCTCGCCGTGCAGTCGCGGCACGGGCAGCGCCCGTTCGAGCTCGTGATCGGCGCGCTGCTCCTCGTGATCACCGTCGGCTTCCTCACGGGCCTCGTCGTGAGCCCGCTGTCGGCGTCGGGGATCGCGGGCGGCCTGGTGCCGCGCTTCGCGGGGCCGGACAGCGTGCTGCTCGCCGCGAGCATGCTCGGCGCGACCGTGATGCCGCACGCCGTCTACCTGCACTCGTCGCTCAGCCGCGACCGGCACGGCGTGCAGACGGACGACGGCGCGCTCCGGCGGCTGCTCCGCGCGACGCGCTGGGACGTGGTCACGGCGCTCGCCGTGGCCGGCGCCGTCAACATCTCCATGCTCCTCATCGCGGCCGCCAGCCTCGGCGGCGTGCCCGGCACCGACTCCATCGAGGGCGCGCACGCGGCCATCACGGCGTCGCTCGGGCCGGTCGTCGGCGTGGTGTTCGCGGTCGGGCTGCTGGCGTCGGGCCTCGCGTCCACGTCCGTGGGCGCCTACGCGGGCGCGGCGATCATGGGCGGGCTGCTGCACGTGCGGGTGCCGCTGCTCGCGCGGCGCGTGGTGACGCTCATCCCCGCGCTCGCGATCCTCGCCGTCGGCGTCGACCCGACCACGGCGCTCGTCGTGAGCCAGGTGGTGCTGAGCCTCGGGATCCCGTTCGCGCTCGTGCCGCTCATCCGCCTCACGGGTGACCGCCGCGTGATGGGCGACCACGTCGACCGGCCGCTCACGCGCATCGCGGCGTGGGTCGCGGTGTCGCTCGTGGTGGTGCTGAACGTCGCGCTCGTGGTGCTGACCCTCACGGGCTGA
- a CDS encoding LysR substrate-binding domain-containing protein, with protein MLDPTLLRTFLAVADTRSFTQAAARLGISQPTVSQQVRRLERSVDRTLIARDTRAMRLTDAGDAMAGFARTILAAHRAAESYFGGSEVSGRLRFGTADDLAITQLPRILRHFRQLHPQIELELTVTQSGPLHRRLLAGQLDLILTKTTVDEQPTAKLVGRDRMVWVGLERTILEPGASVPLIAYRAPSISRQMAMDALERAGRTWRITCSTRDVNGVLAAVRAGMGVAVLPQALIPTDLVKVTSRLGLPELDEVDYVLMDNPAGPRASIEALTSAIMSRGVARAS; from the coding sequence GTGCTCGACCCCACCCTGCTGCGGACGTTCCTCGCCGTCGCCGACACCCGCAGCTTCACGCAGGCGGCCGCGCGGCTCGGCATCAGCCAGCCGACCGTGAGCCAGCAGGTGCGCCGGCTCGAGCGCTCGGTCGACCGCACCCTCATCGCGCGCGACACCCGCGCCATGCGCCTCACCGACGCGGGCGACGCGATGGCGGGCTTCGCGCGCACGATCCTCGCGGCGCACCGGGCGGCGGAGAGCTACTTCGGCGGATCCGAGGTGAGCGGCCGCCTGCGCTTCGGCACCGCGGACGACCTCGCGATCACGCAGCTGCCGCGGATCCTGCGGCACTTCCGGCAGCTGCACCCGCAGATCGAGCTGGAGCTCACCGTCACGCAGAGCGGGCCGCTGCACCGGCGGCTGCTCGCGGGCCAGCTCGACCTGATCCTCACCAAGACCACGGTCGACGAGCAGCCGACCGCGAAGCTCGTCGGCCGCGACCGCATGGTGTGGGTCGGCCTCGAGCGCACGATCCTGGAGCCGGGCGCGAGCGTGCCGCTCATCGCGTACCGGGCCCCGAGCATCAGCCGGCAGATGGCGATGGACGCGCTCGAGCGGGCCGGCCGCACCTGGCGGATCACGTGCAGCACGCGCGACGTGAACGGCGTGCTCGCGGCCGTGCGCGCGGGCATGGGCGTGGCGGTGCTTCCCCAGGCGCTCATCCCCACGGACCTCGTGAAGGTCACCTCGCGCCTCGGCCTGCCGGAGCTCGACGAGGTGGACTACGTGCTGATGGACAACCCGGCGGGCCCGCGGGCGTCGATCGAGGCGCTGACGTCGGCGATCATGTCGCGCGGGGTGGCGCGGGCGAGCTGA
- a CDS encoding DUF3459 domain-containing protein: MGSAALTTDPAAGGHDRDDARPDPAAVPAPLDRDALAAELRPLLGDRADALADDLADDLRDVRARIAPPAALDLDRRTGGLCYVDRYADDLRGLAARIPALRDLGLTHLQVTPVAEGADPDADDDALLAPGVRVRPGLGSAADLAALVDALHDAGLTLGVDLSPAAADASPADRIGSAIREAVALAAVGADVVRVDPAAILGERPDADPHADRAALLRVIGALARRVAPALALAVAAEADPRGGADLLDGDAVRVAEDPALTALVWEALATRSSALLARALVRRGDAPAGSVRLARVRSLDALRFAFDDDDARALGIDPDEHRRFLADYHVGRFPGSHARGVWHADGAVAGTTASLAGLEQDDPGAVERILLAHSVALSIGGLPLVVLGDEVGQLNDYGYDDVPAHAEDSRWVNRPLYPFERYDQRDDRTTSTGVVHAGIRRLVAVRRATPALGGTRVVGFDANDPHVLGYQRPHEDGTVLVLANLGDQAATVSAETLGGFAEQAVDLVRDERLRLTKGIVLSPRTFVWLQAAHDLA, from the coding sequence ATGGGGAGCGCAGCGCTCACGACCGATCCCGCGGCAGGCGGACACGACCGCGACGACGCGCGCCCGGATCCCGCGGCCGTCCCCGCGCCCCTCGACCGCGACGCCCTCGCCGCCGAGCTCCGCCCGCTCCTGGGCGACCGCGCCGACGCCCTCGCGGACGACCTCGCCGACGACCTCCGCGACGTGCGCGCCCGCATCGCGCCCCCGGCCGCCCTCGACCTCGACCGCCGCACCGGCGGCCTCTGCTACGTCGACCGGTACGCCGACGACCTCCGCGGCCTCGCCGCCCGGATCCCCGCCCTCCGCGACCTCGGCCTCACGCACCTGCAGGTCACGCCCGTCGCCGAGGGGGCGGATCCCGACGCCGACGACGACGCGCTCCTCGCGCCGGGTGTGCGCGTGCGCCCGGGCCTCGGATCCGCCGCCGACCTGGCGGCGCTCGTGGACGCGCTGCACGACGCCGGCCTCACGCTGGGCGTCGACCTCTCCCCCGCCGCCGCCGACGCGTCGCCCGCCGACCGCATCGGATCCGCGATCCGTGAGGCCGTCGCGCTCGCCGCCGTCGGCGCGGACGTCGTGCGCGTCGACCCGGCCGCGATCCTCGGCGAGCGCCCCGACGCCGACCCGCATGCCGACCGCGCCGCCCTCCTCCGCGTGATCGGCGCCCTCGCCCGCCGCGTCGCCCCCGCGCTCGCGCTGGCCGTCGCGGCCGAGGCCGACCCGCGCGGCGGCGCCGACCTCCTCGACGGCGACGCCGTGCGCGTCGCCGAGGACCCCGCCCTCACCGCCCTCGTCTGGGAGGCCCTCGCCACCCGGTCCTCCGCGCTCCTCGCGCGGGCGCTCGTCCGCCGCGGCGACGCGCCGGCGGGATCCGTCCGCCTCGCGCGCGTCCGCAGCCTCGACGCCCTCCGCTTCGCCTTCGACGACGACGACGCGCGCGCCCTCGGCATCGACCCCGACGAGCACCGCCGCTTCCTCGCCGACTACCACGTGGGCCGCTTCCCCGGGAGCCACGCACGCGGCGTCTGGCACGCGGACGGCGCGGTCGCCGGCACCACGGCGTCCCTCGCGGGGCTCGAGCAGGACGACCCGGGCGCGGTCGAGCGGATCCTGCTCGCCCACTCCGTCGCCCTCAGCATCGGCGGCCTGCCGCTCGTCGTGCTCGGCGACGAGGTCGGCCAGCTCAACGACTACGGCTACGACGACGTCCCGGCGCACGCCGAGGACAGCAGGTGGGTGAACCGCCCGCTCTACCCGTTCGAGCGCTACGACCAGCGCGACGACCGCACCACGAGCACGGGCGTCGTCCACGCGGGGATCCGCCGGCTCGTCGCGGTGCGCCGGGCCACGCCCGCGCTGGGCGGCACGCGCGTCGTCGGCTTCGACGCGAACGACCCGCACGTGCTCGGCTACCAGCGCCCGCACGAGGACGGCACGGTCCTCGTGCTCGCCAACCTCGGCGACCAGGCCGCGACGGTGTCCGCGGAGACGCTCGGCGGGTTCGCGGAGCAGGCCGTCGACCTCGTGCGCGACGAGCGCCTCCGCCTCACGAAGGGCATCGTGCTCAGCCCGCGCACGTTCGTCTGGCTCCAGGCGGCTCACGACCTCGCGTGA
- a CDS encoding aldo/keto reductase: MQYRNLGNSGAVVSTYALGTMTFGAEADEETSGRILEAYVAGGGTFIDTADVYTSGVSEEIVGRWLKAHPSEADQLVVATKARFPMGEGNNDVGTSRRHLTRALDDSLRRLGVDTIDLYQMHAWDAVTPLEETLRFLDDAVRAGKIAYYGFSNYLGWQLTKAVHVAKALGCTPPVTLQPQYSLLVREIESEIVPASLDAGIGLLPWSPLAGGWLTGKYRRDETPTGATRLGEDPERGMEAFTPRNGQERTWAILDEVRRIADAHGSSSARVALAWLEAQPAVTSVILGARTVDQLEDNMASADLELTADEIASLSAVSAPVVSDYPYGPAGVQQRHRAIDVRG; encoded by the coding sequence ATGCAGTACCGGAATCTCGGGAACAGCGGCGCGGTCGTCTCGACCTACGCGCTCGGCACCATGACCTTCGGCGCGGAGGCGGACGAGGAGACCTCGGGGCGCATCCTCGAGGCGTACGTCGCGGGCGGCGGCACGTTCATCGACACCGCCGACGTCTACACGTCGGGCGTCTCGGAGGAGATCGTCGGCCGCTGGCTGAAGGCCCACCCGTCGGAGGCCGACCAGCTCGTGGTCGCCACCAAGGCCCGCTTCCCGATGGGGGAGGGCAACAACGACGTCGGCACCTCGCGTCGCCACCTCACCCGCGCGCTCGACGACTCGCTGCGCCGCCTCGGCGTCGACACGATCGACCTCTACCAGATGCACGCGTGGGACGCCGTGACCCCGCTCGAGGAGACGCTGCGCTTCCTCGACGACGCCGTGCGCGCCGGCAAGATCGCGTACTACGGCTTCTCGAACTACCTCGGCTGGCAGCTGACCAAGGCCGTGCACGTCGCGAAGGCGCTCGGGTGCACGCCGCCCGTCACGCTGCAGCCGCAGTACTCGCTGCTCGTGCGCGAGATCGAGTCGGAGATCGTGCCCGCGTCGCTCGACGCCGGGATCGGCCTGCTGCCCTGGTCGCCGCTCGCGGGCGGCTGGCTCACCGGCAAGTACCGCCGCGACGAGACGCCCACCGGCGCCACCCGCCTCGGCGAGGACCCGGAGCGCGGCATGGAGGCGTTCACGCCGCGGAACGGCCAGGAGCGGACGTGGGCGATCCTCGACGAGGTGCGCCGGATCGCCGACGCGCACGGATCCAGCTCCGCCCGCGTCGCGCTCGCGTGGCTCGAGGCGCAGCCGGCGGTGACCAGCGTGATCCTCGGCGCCCGCACCGTGGATCAGCTCGAGGACAACATGGCGTCCGCCGACCTGGAGCTCACGGCCGACGAGATCGCGTCGCTCAGCGCGGTGAGCGCGCCCGTGGTGTCCGACTACCCGTACGGCCCGGCCGGCGTGCAGCAGCGCCACCGCGCGATCGACGTGCGCGGCTGA
- a CDS encoding bifunctional methylenetetrahydrofolate dehydrogenase/methenyltetrahydrofolate cyclohydrolase: MTAVVLDGVATASAVKSELAVRIRALREQGLVPGLGTLLVGDDPGSRSYVAGKHRDCAEVGIESIRVDLPADATEADVRQAIERLNSDPAVTGYIVQLPLPAGIDENAMLELIDPSKDADGLHPTNLGRLVLGVQGELTSPLPCTPAGIVEMLERYDVPIAGQHVVVVGRGLTVGRPLGLLLTRKGLDATVTLTHSRTRDLEQEVRRADIVVAAVGVAHLIEPEWVKPGAAVLDVGITRVVDPETGKARLTGDVDPAVAEVAGHLSPNPRGVGPMTRAMLLANVVLAAERDARLAADLRG; the protein is encoded by the coding sequence GTGACCGCGGTCGTGCTCGACGGCGTCGCGACCGCGTCGGCCGTCAAGTCGGAGCTGGCCGTGCGGATCCGCGCCCTCCGCGAGCAGGGCCTCGTGCCCGGGCTCGGCACGCTCCTCGTGGGCGACGACCCGGGATCCCGCTCGTACGTCGCGGGCAAGCACCGCGACTGCGCCGAGGTGGGCATCGAGTCCATCCGCGTGGACCTCCCCGCCGACGCGACCGAGGCGGACGTGCGCCAGGCGATCGAGCGCCTCAACTCGGACCCGGCCGTCACGGGGTACATCGTGCAGCTGCCGCTCCCCGCGGGGATCGACGAGAACGCGATGCTCGAGCTCATCGACCCGTCGAAGGACGCGGACGGCCTGCACCCGACCAACCTCGGGCGCCTGGTGCTCGGCGTGCAGGGCGAGCTGACCTCGCCGCTGCCGTGCACGCCCGCCGGCATCGTCGAGATGCTCGAGCGCTACGACGTGCCGATCGCCGGCCAGCACGTGGTCGTCGTCGGCCGCGGCCTCACGGTCGGGCGCCCGCTCGGCCTGCTGCTCACGCGCAAGGGCCTCGACGCGACCGTCACGCTCACGCACTCCCGCACGCGCGACCTCGAGCAGGAGGTCCGCCGCGCGGACATCGTGGTCGCGGCCGTCGGCGTCGCGCACCTGATCGAGCCGGAATGGGTGAAGCCGGGCGCCGCGGTGCTGGATGTGGGGATCACGCGCGTCGTGGATCCCGAGACCGGCAAGGCGCGCCTCACGGGCGACGTGGACCCGGCCGTCGCCGAGGTCGCCGGCCACCTGTCGCCCAACCCGCGCGGGGTCGGGCCGATGACCCGCGCGATGCTGCTGGCGAACGTGGTGCTGGCCGCCGAGCGCGACGCCCGCCTCGCCGCCGACCTCCGGGGCTGA
- a CDS encoding metal-dependent transcriptional regulator, whose product MSVDELSSAAQDYLKLIWTATEWSDQPVTVGRLAERLGIRPATASDGLRRLTAQGLVEHRPYGSIELTADGRRHAIQMVRRHRLLETFLVEVLGYGWDEVHDEAEVLEHAVSDDFVARIDAHLGHPSRDPHGDPIPSADGEPHLPDATVLAQAAADRPMRVRRISDEDPRLLRELAEHGIGLDATLVRAASTDGQAHGPAAVVVTVDGSAARPLTAAAASAVWVSDAG is encoded by the coding sequence ATGTCCGTCGACGAGCTCTCCAGCGCCGCGCAGGACTACCTCAAGCTCATCTGGACCGCGACCGAGTGGTCCGACCAGCCCGTCACCGTCGGCCGGCTCGCCGAGCGGCTCGGGATCCGGCCCGCCACCGCGTCCGACGGCCTCCGCCGCCTCACCGCGCAGGGCCTCGTGGAGCACCGGCCGTACGGCAGCATCGAGCTCACGGCCGACGGGCGCCGGCACGCGATCCAGATGGTGCGCCGCCACCGCCTGCTGGAGACGTTCCTCGTGGAGGTGCTCGGCTACGGCTGGGACGAGGTGCACGACGAGGCCGAGGTGCTCGAGCACGCGGTCTCCGACGACTTCGTGGCGCGCATCGACGCGCACCTCGGGCACCCGTCCCGGGATCCGCACGGCGACCCGATCCCCTCGGCCGACGGCGAGCCGCACCTGCCGGACGCGACCGTGCTCGCGCAGGCGGCGGCCGACCGGCCCATGCGCGTGCGCCGGATCTCCGACGAGGATCCGCGCCTGCTGCGCGAGCTCGCCGAGCACGGGATCGGGCTGGACGCGACGCTCGTGCGGGCGGCTTCGACGGACGGCCAGGCGCACGGCCCGGCCGCCGTGGTCGTGACGGTCGACGGATCCGCCGCCCGGCCCCTCACGGCCGCCGCCGCGTCCGCGGTCTGGGTCTCCGACGCCGGCTGA